In Sporichthya brevicatena, the genomic stretch GGCGGGCGGCCGGGTCGGGGTCGAGGCAGGACAGGACGTGCCCGGCGAGCACCGGCGGCACCGAGCGGGGGAGCGGCTCCGGGCGGTCCCGGCGCGGGGGCCGTCCGGTCAGCGCGGCGTACATCGTGGCGCCCAGACCCCAGACGTCCGCCGGCGGGCCGACGGGCGTCTCGGGCGTCGGGTCGCACTGCTCCGGGGCCATGTAGGCGTCGGTGCCGATCGCCTGCCGGAGGGTGGCCGCCTCGCCGACCGAGCGCGCGATCGAGAGGTCGATGAGCCGCGGCGGCGCACCCATCACGACGTTGGACGGCTTCACGTCCAGGTGCACCACGTCGACGGCCTGCAGGTAGTGCAGGACCGAGCAGAGCTCCAGGCACAGCGGCAGGGCCTGCTCCAACGGGAGCGGACCGTACCTGCGGACGAGCGTGGACAGGCGCGGCCCGTCCAGGTGCTCCAGGACCAGGTGGGGGCGTGGGCCGTCCGGCACGGTCGCGAACGCCCGCACCAGCGACGGGTGCGCGAGCCGCGTCGCCATCTCCGCCTCGCGGGCCAGCGCCTCGAGCGTGCGGGGGTCGTCGACCTGGTCGGGCCGGACGACCTTCGCGACCACCGCGGAGTGCAGCGTCTCGTCGAAGGCGAGGTACGCCTCGAACCGGGACCCGCCGCCGAGCCGGCGCACCGCGGTGCGGCCGGGGACGATCTCGTCCCCGGGCTCGAAGTCCCAGGAGTCGGTGCGGTTGCCGTGTGTCATGCCCTGAGCGTGACCCCTCGTCATGGGAGCGGCATGAGGCGTCGATGAGAGGGTTCTCATCCGGCGCTCATTCCCCTCTCCCCGCCGCACGGGAGG encodes the following:
- a CDS encoding serine/threonine-protein kinase; the protein is MTHGNRTDSWDFEPGDEIVPGRTAVRRLGGGSRFEAYLAFDETLHSAVVAKVVRPDQVDDPRTLEALAREAEMATRLAHPSLVRAFATVPDGPRPHLVLEHLDGPRLSTLVRRYGPLPLEQALPLCLELCSVLHYLQAVDVVHLDVKPSNVVMGAPPRLIDLSIARSVGEAATLRQAIGTDAYMAPEQCDPTPETPVGPPADVWGLGATMYAALTGRPPRRDRPEPLPRSVPPVLAGHVLSCLDPDPAARPRPAELADRVEPLVAALPRPVLAGFLPKSRDRGRGRKNLVPVRRK